The following proteins are co-located in the Spirosoma montaniterrae genome:
- a CDS encoding HRDC domain-containing protein, which translates to MPEPVNEKLELAHQFVLHTNRNVFLTGKAGTGKTTFLHQVKQLSAKRLAVVAPTGVAAINAGGVTIHSLFQLPFGPLAPGVVQREGRKFTREKINLLRTLDLLVIDEISMVRADVLDGIDEVLRRYRPGSQPFGGVQLLLIGDMQQLPPVIRDEEWALLRDHYDTGYFFGSRALQRVPYVAIELTHIYRQSDTRFIDLLNGIREKTVTRAQLEELNERYIPDFQPSDDEGYITLSTHNTTVLQINSQKLSALRTKLRKFKATIEGDFPAHAYPTEAELELKIGAQVMFIKNDISRDKLYYNGKIGRIVDIDDDLITVKSGDEHIEVSPVDWTNIRYTINPATKEIKGEPIGTFRQIPLKLAWAITIHKSQGLTFERAIIDASAAFAHGQVYVALSRCKTLNGLVLRTPIPSHSIKTEQTLEEFHEQVQQQTPTEQHLYDAKRTNQEELLRELVSFERASSLLYRCRRVANEHAAALPDDLLPLLGQLTDLLRDKARDITQRFEQQLPHYFAQSALPEANTALQERIRKAASYFQTLLADELLPLLRGCPTTCDNKQIRESLLEAMDELEKELFSKLRSFESSREGFIALSYLQARNRAELDFKPERKKLEPPAKQASAGGKDLYYELIRWRNNLAGENDMEGYRVLPHKTISELANQQPASMAELLKVKGFGKTKAKQFGEDVLAIIREHTGRAAGSTAK; encoded by the coding sequence ATGCCCGAACCCGTTAATGAAAAACTCGAACTGGCCCATCAGTTTGTTCTGCATACCAACCGAAACGTATTTCTGACGGGGAAAGCCGGAACGGGCAAAACCACCTTTCTGCATCAGGTTAAGCAACTGAGTGCCAAGCGGCTGGCGGTGGTGGCTCCAACGGGCGTAGCGGCTATCAACGCGGGGGGCGTTACCATTCATTCACTGTTTCAGTTGCCGTTTGGGCCGCTTGCACCGGGCGTAGTGCAGCGCGAAGGTCGCAAGTTTACCCGCGAAAAAATCAATCTCCTTCGCACCCTCGACCTGCTTGTCATCGACGAAATCAGTATGGTCCGGGCCGACGTACTCGATGGTATCGATGAGGTGTTGCGCCGGTATCGACCTGGCTCACAGCCATTTGGCGGAGTGCAGTTGCTCCTTATCGGCGATATGCAGCAGTTGCCGCCCGTAATTCGCGACGAAGAATGGGCCTTGCTGCGCGACCACTACGATACGGGTTATTTTTTTGGCAGCCGGGCGTTGCAGCGGGTTCCGTATGTGGCTATTGAACTGACGCATATCTACCGGCAATCGGATACGCGCTTTATCGACCTGCTCAACGGCATCCGCGAGAAGACCGTGACGCGGGCGCAGTTGGAGGAACTTAACGAACGCTACATCCCCGATTTTCAGCCCAGCGACGATGAAGGCTACATCACGCTCTCGACGCACAACACAACAGTGCTGCAAATCAACAGTCAGAAGTTGAGCGCATTACGCACGAAGCTGCGAAAATTCAAGGCTACCATCGAAGGTGATTTCCCGGCCCACGCCTACCCTACCGAAGCCGAACTCGAACTAAAAATTGGGGCGCAGGTGATGTTTATCAAGAACGACATTTCGCGCGACAAACTCTACTACAACGGTAAAATCGGGCGCATCGTTGACATTGACGACGACCTGATTACGGTGAAAAGTGGCGACGAACACATTGAGGTTTCGCCCGTTGACTGGACCAATATTCGCTATACAATCAACCCGGCCACGAAAGAAATCAAAGGCGAACCCATCGGCACGTTCCGGCAAATACCGCTCAAATTAGCCTGGGCCATTACCATCCATAAAAGTCAGGGCCTGACGTTCGAGCGGGCCATCATCGACGCGTCGGCGGCTTTCGCGCACGGGCAGGTGTATGTGGCCCTCAGCCGCTGCAAAACCCTCAACGGCCTGGTGCTGCGAACACCCATTCCGTCGCACAGCATTAAGACGGAGCAGACGCTCGAAGAATTTCACGAACAGGTGCAGCAGCAAACCCCCACCGAACAACACCTGTACGACGCCAAACGCACCAATCAGGAAGAGTTGCTGCGCGAACTGGTTTCGTTCGAGCGGGCGTCGTCGCTGCTCTACCGCTGTCGGCGGGTAGCCAACGAACATGCTGCCGCCCTGCCCGACGATCTGCTGCCACTCCTCGGCCAACTTACTGATTTACTGCGCGATAAAGCCCGCGACATTACCCAGCGGTTTGAGCAGCAACTGCCCCACTACTTCGCACAATCTGCCCTGCCCGAAGCGAACACGGCGTTGCAGGAGCGCATCCGAAAGGCCGCATCCTATTTTCAAACCTTGCTGGCCGATGAGTTGCTGCCGCTGTTGCGCGGTTGTCCTACCACCTGCGACAACAAGCAGATTCGGGAGAGCCTGCTCGAAGCGATGGACGAATTAGAGAAAGAGTTGTTCAGCAAGTTGCGTAGTTTCGAGAGCAGCCGAGAGGGGTTTATAGCCCTGTCGTATTTACAGGCCCGCAACCGCGCCGAACTCGATTTTAAACCCGAACGCAAGAAGCTTGAGCCGCCCGCCAAACAGGCTTCTGCTGGCGGGAAAGACCTGTATTATGAACTAATCCGGTGGCGCAACAACCTCGCTGGCGAGAACGATATGGAAGGCTATCGCGTATTGCCGCACAAGACAATCAGCGAGTTAGCCAACCAACAACCTGCCAGCATGGCCGAGTTGCTGAAGGTAAAAGGTTTCGGCAAAACCAAAGCCAAACAGTTTGGCGAAGATGTCTTAGCGATCATTCGGGAACACACCGGGCGCGCAGCGGGTTCTACAGCCAAATAG
- a CDS encoding NAD(P)H-dependent oxidoreductase yields MNILLISTSSRKNSNTLRFVNYLNRLFAENGTHDISVINYEQYDLPFSGQGYVKRETLTPFQHELVSAWEAADLVVFAMPEYNWTAPPQATNTIHQLGGPAFKNLFENKVFAMAGTSNGRGGRQPALDMTTVVNKIISFTNSYSIISPKLYESHETDKNLDETGQFVGHEVYERTARAFVQYTLNVAQRWLQGSLEEAK; encoded by the coding sequence ATGAATATCCTTCTGATTTCCACCTCGTCGCGCAAAAACAGCAATACATTGCGCTTTGTCAACTACCTGAACCGGCTGTTTGCCGAAAATGGCACTCACGATATTTCAGTCATCAACTACGAGCAATACGATCTGCCATTTTCGGGACAGGGCTACGTGAAGCGCGAAACCCTGACGCCCTTCCAGCACGAACTCGTGAGCGCGTGGGAAGCCGCCGATTTGGTAGTTTTCGCGATGCCCGAATACAACTGGACGGCCCCACCGCAGGCTACCAACACCATTCACCAGCTCGGCGGTCCGGCTTTTAAGAATCTGTTCGAGAACAAAGTGTTCGCGATGGCCGGCACCTCGAACGGGCGTGGCGGTCGGCAACCGGCCCTCGACATGACGACGGTGGTGAACAAGATTATCAGCTTCACCAACAGCTACTCCATCATCTCGCCCAAACTTTACGAATCGCACGAGACGGATAAAAATTTGGATGAAACCGGGCAGTTTGTAGGTCATGAGGTATACGAACGCACGGCCCGCGCGTTTGTGCAGTACACGCTAAATGTGGCCCAACGCTGGTTGCAGGGGAGTTTGGAAGAAGCAAAATAA
- a CDS encoding trans-sulfuration enzyme family protein, which translates to MHFDTLALRATHQPDSVTGAVVSPIHLSTTFARDEHHNLPGPYIYTRANNPNREALEQALATLEGGAVGMAFASGQAATMALFQALRPGDHVLLGTDAYYGTPALLEQVFHPWGLTYTRVDMRDLDAVQASLHENTRIVWCETPGNPMLTITDLLTVSRLAHEAGAITVCDNTWATPVLQRPLDLNCDVVLHSTTKYISGHSDMLGGALVFKRDNDFTQRVRAIQSLSGGVPSPFDCWLASRGLKTLGVRMRAQMATAQAVAEFLNGHPAIEQVHYPGLKTHPDYALIQQQMNEPGAMLSVQVKGDAADAIRFISKLHIFTRATSLGGVESLIEHRASVEGPNTKTPQNLLRLSIGLEHAEDLISDLARALG; encoded by the coding sequence ATGCATTTCGATACGCTCGCTCTCCGCGCCACGCACCAGCCCGACTCAGTCACCGGGGCTGTTGTGTCGCCGATTCATCTGTCTACAACATTCGCCCGCGACGAGCACCACAACTTGCCGGGGCCGTACATCTATACCCGCGCCAACAACCCGAACCGAGAAGCGTTGGAACAGGCATTGGCGACGCTCGAAGGCGGGGCTGTGGGCATGGCATTTGCGTCGGGGCAGGCCGCTACGATGGCCCTTTTTCAGGCGCTGCGGCCCGGCGACCACGTGCTGCTCGGCACCGATGCCTACTACGGCACGCCCGCCCTGCTCGAACAGGTGTTTCACCCGTGGGGATTAACGTATACCCGCGTCGATATGCGCGATTTGGACGCCGTACAGGCATCGCTGCACGAGAACACGCGTATCGTCTGGTGCGAAACGCCGGGTAATCCGATGCTGACCATTACCGATTTGCTGACCGTTTCGCGGCTGGCTCACGAAGCCGGTGCTATTACTGTTTGTGATAATACGTGGGCCACGCCCGTGCTACAACGCCCGCTCGATCTGAACTGCGACGTAGTGCTGCATTCAACGACCAAATACATCAGCGGCCACAGCGACATGCTGGGCGGGGCGCTGGTTTTCAAACGTGACAATGACTTTACGCAGCGTGTACGCGCCATTCAGAGCTTGTCGGGGGGCGTACCATCGCCGTTCGATTGCTGGCTGGCGAGCCGGGGCTTGAAAACATTAGGCGTCAGGATGCGGGCGCAAATGGCTACGGCACAGGCGGTTGCGGAGTTTTTAAACGGCCATCCAGCCATTGAGCAGGTACATTACCCCGGTCTGAAAACCCACCCCGACTACGCGCTGATTCAGCAGCAGATGAACGAGCCGGGAGCCATGCTGTCGGTGCAGGTAAAGGGCGATGCTGCCGATGCCATCCGGTTTATTTCTAAACTACACATCTTCACGCGGGCCACGAGTCTGGGCGGAGTCGAAAGCCTGATCGAACACCGGGCGAGCGTAGAAGGGCCGAACACGAAGACGCCCCAGAACCTGCTCCGGCTCTCGATTGGCCTCGAACACGCCGAAGATTTGATTTCCGATTTGGCGCGGGCGTTGGGCTGA